One Gemmatimonadales bacterium DNA segment encodes these proteins:
- a CDS encoding trypsin-like peptidase domain-containing protein encodes MSTRSRNWIKFGALVALAFVLGLFFAGLLDFPRTGLAQERAAHTPIVKVDAPRIPAARALVDLSDAYAAVVDAVRPSVVYIQSESPMSADDQSEIMSQLPPGFQQLVPRGQLQQRRRQDQPPELEHSSGSGFIVSSDGYILTNNHVIEGASKVTVRLLDGREYTAKIVGTDKDTDIGVLKIDASGLTPAALGSSDATRVGEWVLAIGNPLGGDLTFTVTQGIVSAKGRANLALGDFDNGKLIQDYIQTDAVINKGNSGGPLVNVRGEVIGINAAIASQTGYYTGYAFAVPIDLARKVMDQLVTRGRVERAGLGVYVHDANGEDADYLGLPSISGVRIESYSGSDSPAKAAGIVPGDVIVSIDGQPVHYTSQLQQIVGFRRPGDVVKVELYRKDGKHSVSVKLTSVDQPTNVADASASPDSPKTTEVTASKSMLGLVTEPLTAATAEQDGLPNTVRGLLIDSVVDGSVASTHTICSAEDVQQQQCGTADVITAIEGKPVRNEADLKAALNGAVHNIVTLELTSVGPDKKPTTRIDRFRIH; translated from the coding sequence TTCCCTCGCACCGGCCTCGCCCAGGAACGCGCTGCTCACACTCCGATCGTCAAGGTCGATGCCCCGCGGATTCCGGCGGCGCGCGCCCTGGTTGATCTGAGCGATGCGTACGCGGCGGTTGTCGATGCGGTGCGCCCGTCCGTTGTCTACATCCAGTCAGAATCGCCGATGAGCGCGGACGACCAGTCAGAGATAATGAGCCAGCTTCCCCCGGGCTTTCAGCAGCTGGTTCCTCGCGGACAGCTGCAGCAGCGTCGCCGGCAGGACCAGCCACCCGAGCTGGAGCACAGCAGCGGGTCGGGATTCATCGTGTCGAGCGACGGATACATCCTCACCAACAACCATGTGATCGAAGGCGCGAGCAAGGTGACGGTTCGCCTGCTCGACGGCCGTGAATACACCGCCAAGATCGTCGGCACCGACAAGGACACCGACATCGGCGTCCTCAAGATCGACGCCTCGGGGCTCACCCCGGCGGCGCTCGGTTCGTCGGATGCGACGCGCGTCGGCGAGTGGGTGCTGGCGATCGGTAACCCGCTTGGCGGCGACCTCACCTTCACCGTGACGCAGGGAATCGTCAGCGCCAAGGGCCGCGCCAATCTCGCCCTCGGCGATTTCGACAACGGCAAGCTGATCCAGGACTACATCCAGACCGACGCGGTGATCAACAAGGGGAATTCCGGCGGCCCGCTGGTGAACGTCCGCGGCGAAGTGATCGGGATCAACGCCGCGATCGCGTCGCAGACCGGCTACTACACCGGCTACGCCTTTGCGGTACCGATCGATCTCGCACGCAAGGTGATGGACCAGCTCGTCACCCGCGGCCGCGTCGAGCGCGCAGGGCTGGGTGTGTACGTCCATGATGCCAACGGCGAGGACGCCGATTACCTCGGCCTCCCGTCGATCTCCGGCGTGCGGATCGAGTCGTACTCGGGCTCTGATTCGCCGGCGAAGGCCGCGGGGATCGTACCGGGTGACGTGATCGTCTCGATCGACGGCCAGCCGGTGCACTACACGTCGCAGTTGCAGCAGATCGTCGGCTTCCGCCGTCCGGGCGACGTGGTCAAGGTCGAGCTCTATCGCAAGGACGGCAAGCACAGCGTCTCGGTCAAGCTGACGAGCGTTGACCAGCCGACCAACGTGGCGGATGCGTCGGCGTCGCCCGATTCGCCGAAGACCACCGAGGTCACCGCGAGCAAGAGCATGCTCGGCCTGGTGACCGAACCCCTCACCGCTGCAACGGCCGAGCAGGATGGTCTGCCGAACACGGTCCGCGGGCTGCTGATCGACAGCGTGGTGGATGGCTCGGTGGCGTCAACGCACACGATCTGCAGTGCCGAAGATGTCCAGCAGCAGCAATGCGGCACGGCCGACGTGATCACGGCGATCGAAGGGAAGCCGGTCAGGAACGAGGCCGACCTCAAGGCGGCGCTGAACGGCGCAGTCCACAATATTGTCACGCTGGAATTGACGAGCGTGGGTCCGGACAAGAAGCCGACCACCCGAATCGATCGGTTCCGTATCCACTGA